Proteins from one Zavarzinia compransoris genomic window:
- a CDS encoding threonine ammonia-lyase, producing the protein MTTPAITIADIHAAAAALAGQIIATPCAEARTLSQITGARLFLKFENHQFTASFKDRGACNKLQSLGAEERKAGVIAMSAGNHAQGVAYHAARLGIPATIVMPRTTPFVKVRQTRDHGARVVLEGEMLAGAFAAAQRIAADKGLVMIHPFDDPFVIAGQGTVGLEMLAAVPDLEVLVVPIGGGGLIAGIATAAKTLNPAIRVIGVEAALYPSMYNALRGTAEVCGGMTIAEGIAVKEAGQLTRAIARDLVDDILLVTEADLERAIGLLLAIEKTVVEGAGAAGLAAVMAHPALFAGRRTGIVLSGGNIDPRLLGEVIRRNLVREGRIAGLRVQISDSPGTLATIATLVGEAGGNILDVSHQRLFLDVPVKNTDLDLVIETRDAEHLAEIIARIEAAGYPVRRLSTTAD; encoded by the coding sequence ATGACCACCCCCGCCATCACCATCGCCGATATCCATGCCGCCGCCGCCGCCCTGGCCGGCCAGATCATCGCCACCCCTTGCGCCGAGGCGCGGACGCTGAGCCAGATCACCGGGGCGCGCCTGTTCCTGAAGTTCGAGAACCATCAGTTCACCGCATCCTTCAAGGACCGGGGCGCCTGCAACAAGCTGCAAAGCCTGGGCGCCGAGGAACGCAAGGCCGGCGTCATCGCCATGTCCGCCGGCAACCATGCCCAGGGGGTCGCCTATCACGCCGCCCGCCTGGGCATTCCGGCGACCATCGTCATGCCCCGCACCACGCCCTTCGTGAAGGTGCGCCAGACCCGCGACCACGGCGCCCGGGTGGTGCTGGAGGGCGAGATGCTGGCCGGCGCCTTCGCCGCCGCCCAGCGCATCGCGGCCGATAAGGGCCTCGTCATGATCCACCCTTTCGACGATCCCTTCGTGATCGCGGGCCAGGGCACCGTCGGCCTTGAAATGCTGGCGGCCGTGCCGGACCTCGAAGTCCTGGTCGTGCCCATCGGCGGCGGCGGTCTGATCGCCGGCATCGCCACGGCGGCCAAGACCCTGAACCCGGCGATCCGGGTGATCGGGGTCGAGGCCGCCCTCTATCCCTCGATGTACAATGCCCTGCGCGGCACGGCGGAAGTCTGCGGCGGCATGACCATCGCCGAGGGCATCGCGGTGAAGGAAGCCGGGCAATTGACCCGGGCCATCGCCCGCGACCTCGTCGACGATATCCTTCTCGTTACCGAGGCCGACCTGGAGCGCGCCATCGGCCTGCTGCTGGCGATCGAGAAGACGGTGGTCGAAGGCGCCGGTGCCGCCGGCCTGGCCGCGGTCATGGCTCACCCCGCCCTCTTCGCCGGGCGGCGCACGGGCATCGTGCTGTCGGGCGGCAATATCGATCCCCGCCTGCTCGGCGAGGTGATCCGCCGCAACCTGGTGCGCGAGGGCCGGATCGCCGGCCTCCGGGTGCAGATTTCCGACAGCCCGGGCACGCTCGCCACCATCGCCACCCTGGTCGGCGAGGCCGGGGGCAATATCCTGGACGTTTCGCACCAGCGCCTGTTCCTGGACGTGCCGGTGAAGAATACCGACCTCGACCTCGTGATCGAGACCCGCGACGCCGAGCATCTGGCCGAAATCATCGCCCGGATCGAAGCCGCCGGCTATCCGGTGCGCCGCCTGTCGACGACGGCGGATTGA
- a CDS encoding oxidoreductase, giving the protein MTNAIHAGRIALVTGANRGIGFETARGLVAQGADVVIACRDAGRAEDAVRRLGAERPGARVAEVPLALDDLASIEACRAEVARRYGHLDLLVCNAGVFGVEHGHTAQGFEWHFGANCLGHFALTLGLLPLMAGRPDARVVTVTSAMYRKARLDFSDLDWRRRKYGKWQAYADSKLGNLLLAEELQRRLDAAGIAVKSLLSHPGYAATNSPWGGRSIKPTLMETAMLALGNALMAQSPAMGAAPSLLAAGDPSARGGDLYGPSRLGGMRGPAAKADKKIPPDPATAARLWDVASSLTGTNWGFRSAA; this is encoded by the coding sequence ATGACCAATGCCATTCACGCCGGCCGCATTGCGCTCGTCACCGGGGCCAATCGCGGCATCGGCTTTGAAACCGCGCGCGGCCTTGTCGCCCAGGGGGCGGATGTCGTGATCGCCTGTCGCGATGCCGGCCGCGCCGAAGACGCGGTCCGCCGCCTCGGCGCCGAACGGCCGGGCGCGCGGGTGGCGGAGGTCCCCCTCGCCCTCGACGATCTTGCCAGCATCGAAGCATGCCGCGCCGAGGTGGCGCGGCGTTACGGCCATCTCGACCTGCTGGTCTGCAATGCCGGGGTCTTCGGCGTCGAGCACGGCCATACCGCCCAGGGGTTCGAGTGGCATTTCGGCGCCAATTGCCTTGGCCATTTCGCCCTGACCCTCGGCCTTCTGCCCCTGATGGCGGGGCGGCCGGATGCGCGGGTGGTGACGGTCACCAGCGCCATGTACAGGAAAGCCCGGCTCGATTTCAGCGATCTCGACTGGCGCCGGCGCAAATACGGCAAATGGCAGGCCTATGCCGATTCGAAGCTCGGCAATCTTCTGCTGGCGGAGGAATTGCAGCGCCGGCTGGACGCTGCGGGCATCGCGGTGAAGAGCCTGCTGTCCCACCCCGGCTATGCCGCCACCAACAGCCCCTGGGGCGGGCGCTCGATCAAGCCGACGTTGATGGAAACCGCCATGCTGGCCCTCGGCAATGCCTTGATGGCGCAATCGCCGGCCATGGGGGCCGCCCCCAGCCTGCTCGCCGCCGGCGACCCGTCGGCCCGGGGCGGCGACCTCTATGGTCCCTCGCGGCTTGGGGGCATGCGGGGGCCGGCGGCCAAGGCGGACAAGAAGATCCCGCCCGATCCCGCCACCGCCGCCCGGCTCTGGGACGTGGCGTCAAGCCTGACCGGCACGAACTGGGGGTTCCGCAGCGCCGCATGA
- a CDS encoding type III PLP-dependent enzyme: MKYRRFSSVDQVVEVLNPSYPILCVHPDRLARSAETFLKGFPGRVLYAVKCNPHPLVLNSLWRAGIRHFDTASLNEVALVQELLPEAECYFNHPVKGTAAIEAADHIYGIEAWVVDSVDELDKIEENVGKHPDVIQVRLQTASGYAAFDLSLKFGATKAETVELLRDVERRGYVPAISFHVGSQCRTPEAYSRAIHEAGEVMREAGVKLRFLNVGGGFPAHYRGTQIAPLDIFFKTIRDAAAKLDLPPDCELMCEPGRALVVEGCTQIVQVHLRKGGSLYVNDGIYGNLSELNIGKLTPPVRLIRRGGKPMSRDFAPFRIFGPTCDSLDVLPEPFVLPDDVTDGDWIEIGQVGAYSNALASHFNGFYTDTVVEIGD, encoded by the coding sequence ATGAAATATCGGCGGTTTTCGAGTGTCGATCAGGTGGTCGAGGTGCTGAACCCCTCCTATCCGATCCTTTGCGTCCATCCCGACCGGCTGGCCCGCAGCGCCGAGACCTTTCTCAAGGGCTTTCCCGGCCGGGTGCTCTATGCCGTCAAATGCAACCCGCATCCCCTGGTGCTGAACAGCCTGTGGCGGGCGGGCATCCGCCATTTCGACACCGCCTCGCTGAACGAGGTGGCGCTGGTCCAGGAGCTGCTGCCCGAGGCGGAATGCTATTTCAACCACCCGGTCAAGGGCACGGCGGCGATCGAGGCGGCCGACCACATCTATGGCATCGAAGCCTGGGTGGTCGATTCGGTAGATGAACTGGACAAGATCGAGGAAAACGTCGGCAAGCACCCGGACGTCATCCAGGTCCGGCTGCAGACCGCATCCGGTTACGCCGCCTTCGACCTGTCGCTGAAATTCGGCGCCACCAAGGCGGAGACGGTCGAACTGCTGCGCGACGTCGAGCGCCGGGGCTATGTCCCGGCCATATCCTTCCATGTCGGCAGCCAGTGCCGCACGCCCGAAGCCTATTCCCGCGCCATCCACGAGGCGGGCGAGGTGATGCGCGAGGCGGGGGTGAAGCTCCGCTTCCTCAATGTCGGCGGCGGCTTCCCGGCCCATTACCGCGGCACCCAGATCGCCCCGCTCGACATATTCTTCAAGACGATCCGCGATGCCGCGGCCAAGCTCGACCTGCCGCCCGATTGCGAATTGATGTGCGAGCCGGGCCGCGCCCTGGTGGTCGAAGGCTGCACCCAGATCGTCCAGGTCCACCTGCGGAAGGGCGGCAGCCTTTACGTCAACGACGGGATCTACGGCAACCTGTCGGAACTCAATATCGGCAAGCTGACGCCGCCGGTGCGCCTGATCCGCCGGGGCGGCAAGCCCATGTCGCGCGACTTCGCCCCCTTCCGCATCTTCGGCCCGACCTGCGACAGCCTGGATGTCCTGCCCGAACCCTTCGTCCTGCCCGACGACGTGACCGACGGCGACTGGATTGAGATCGGCCAAGTGGGCGCCTATTCCAATGCGCTGGCCAGCCATTTCAACGGTTTCTATACCGATACGGTGGTCGAGATCGGGGATTGA
- a CDS encoding type II toxin-antitoxin system Phd/YefM family antitoxin, translating to MAVRMVNIHDAKTHLSRLVEQAAKGESFIIAKAGRPMVKVVPLEAPIPAVPRRLGFLAGQFEVPADFDTIGEDDIAALFDGVP from the coding sequence ATGGCCGTGCGTATGGTCAATATCCATGATGCGAAGACTCATCTCTCGCGCCTCGTCGAACAGGCCGCGAAGGGGGAGAGCTTCATCATCGCCAAGGCCGGCCGTCCGATGGTGAAGGTCGTGCCGCTCGAGGCGCCTATCCCGGCGGTGCCCCGCCGGCTGGGCTTCCTGGCCGGACAATTCGAGGTTCCGGCCGATTTCGATACGATCGGCGAGGATGATATCGCGGCCTTGTTCGACGGCGTGCCGTGA
- a CDS encoding type II toxin-antitoxin system VapC family toxin, which translates to MNLLLDTHILIWAALAPGRLSDETAALIVDEANRLHFSTASIWEVAIKHGLGRPDFTLPPAILWRSLVDNGYLEVPVTGAHAIAVGDLAPLHKDPFDRLLLAQARVEGLLLLTADDRICGYGGPVRRALVTPP; encoded by the coding sequence GTGAACCTGCTGCTGGACACGCATATCCTGATCTGGGCAGCCCTGGCTCCCGGGCGCTTGTCGGACGAGACGGCCGCGCTGATTGTCGACGAGGCCAACCGGCTTCATTTCAGTACCGCCAGCATCTGGGAAGTGGCGATCAAGCATGGGCTGGGGCGGCCGGATTTCACCCTGCCCCCGGCGATCCTGTGGCGGTCGCTGGTCGACAACGGTTACCTGGAGGTTCCGGTGACCGGGGCCCACGCCATTGCCGTCGGCGATCTGGCACCGCTGCACAAGGATCCCTTCGACCGGCTGCTGCTGGCCCAGGCGCGTGTCGAGGGGCTGTTGCTGCTGACCGCGGACGACCGGATCTGCGGCTACGGCGGCCCGGTACGCCGGGCCCTGGTCACCCCGCCTTGA